A window of Polynucleobacter sp. KF022 genomic DNA:
CGTCGATACCATCGTCAACATAAGTAAAGGCGCGCTTCTGGGCACCACCGTCAACCACGTTGATGGATTCGCCGCGAACAATATGACCCAAGAACTGAGTCACTACGCGTGAAGAGCCTTCTTTTGGTGTGTAAATGCTATCAAGGCCTGGGCCAATCCAGTTAAATGGACGGAAGAGGGTGAAGCGCAGACCTTCCATGCCATAGCCCCAAATCACACGATCCATTAACTGCTTGGAGCAAGCGTAGATCCAGCGTGGCTTATTGATTGGGCCGTAAACCATATTGGATTTAGCGGGATCGAATTCACTATCTTCACACATTCCATACACTTCAGAAGTGGATGGGAACACCAAATGCTTTTTGTATTTGACTGCGGAGCGCACGATCGGAAGGTTAGCTTCGAAGTCGAGCTCAAACACTTTGAGAGGTTGCTGTACATAAGTTGCAGGTGTGGCAATCGCAACTAAAGGCAGAATGACATCACATTTACGAATGTGATACTCAACCCATTCTTTGTTGATGGTGATATCACCTTCAAAGAAATGCATACGTGGATGATTAATTAAGTCACCAAGGCGATCGTTTTGCATATCCATTCCATAGACATCCCAGTCGGTTGTCTCGAGAATGCGCTTTGAAAGGTGGTGACCAATAAAACCGTTAACGCCAAGAATGAGTACTTTTTTCATCTTTACTGCCTCGTTTTAATCTAATTTATTTGCTTACTGGAAACCATTCCAGGATTTCTACCGCTTGATGGTCGCCACAAATGCCGAATACTCGATTATCAACCACTTGGATGCCGCAAACCCCAAGATCGAGATTGGCTGGAAATGCCCCATGTAGGCTGGTACGGGCGACGATCATGGTCTTATTGTCATGGTCTGTAAAAGCGCCTGGATACGGGGGTGCAACTGCTCTGACAAGGTCATGGACCTGTTTGGCAGTCTGATTCCAGTGAATTTGACCATCTGCGGGCTTTCGACCCCCAAAATAGCTACCTTTTTGGAGTTCATTAGGCTTTCGAGGAACTTTGCCCTCTAACAGGCTGGGCAAAGCTTGCTCAATGACGGTCACGGCAGCTTGGCTCACTTTGCCAAATACATCAGTAGCAGTTTCATCTGGGTCGATGCCGACGGCCGCTTGCCCAACAATATCTCCCGCATCCGGCTTTGCTTCCATGACATGCAAGGTTGCTCCAGTTTCAGCCTCACCATGCAAGATTGCCCAGTTGATTGGGGCACGTCCACGATATTTTGGTAGTAGTGAGCCATGCATATTAAGTGCAGCAATTTTTGCGCACTTCAGAATCTGCTCCGGAATCATGAAGCGATAGTAGAAGGAAAAGATGTAATCCGGTGCCAGCGCTTGAAACTTCGGAATGAGGTCTACCAATTCATTTGCATTTGGTGTGATGTATGGAATATTTTTCTCGGCACACAGTTTGGCCACACTCCCAAACCAAACATTTTCATTGGGATCATCTTGATGGGTGACCACGAGGTCAACTTGTATGCCGGCACCGAGAAGTGCTTTCAGGCAATTAACGCCTACATCGTGATAAGCAAAGACGACTGCGTGCAATTACTTTTTCTCTAAAACAGTTTGCACAACATAACGTGGACGTTTGCGAATTTGCTGATAGATACGACCAATATATTCACCTAAAAGACCAAGCCCAAAGAGCATGACGCCAATCAGGAAGAAGGTCAGCGCGAAGAGGGTAAATACTCCCTCAACCTCAGCGCCTAAAACGAAGCGACGTACTAGTAGGTAGGCGAAAAGGCTGCCAGCAGCAAGAGATAAGAGCATGCCGAGAATCGAAAAGATCTGCAGTGGCATGATTGAAAACCCGGTAACCAAGTCAAAGTTTAAGCGAATGAGTTGATACAGGGTGTACTTAGATTCACCTGCAAAACGCTCTTCGTGTTTCACTGAGATTTCCACTGGGTTAGCAGAAAAGGTATAGGCCAGCGCCGGAATAAAAGTATTGCTCTCATCACATTGACGAACCAAATCAACAATGCGACGACTATAGCCACGCAGCATACAGCCTTGATCAGTCATCGTGATGCGGGTGATGTTTTCACGTAAGCGATTCATCGCACGAGATGCAAATTTTCTAAAGAAGCTGTCCTGACGATCGGCGCGAATAGTGCCAACGTAGTCATGACCTTTTAATAATTGCTCTGTCAAAGCATCAATTTCTTCAGGAGGATTTTGTAAGTCCGCATCCAAGGTGATGATGTATTCCCCTTGGGCATATTCAAAGCCAGCCATGATCGCCATATGTTGGCCAAAGTTGCTGTGAAATAAAACTGCTCGAGTGACGTCGGGACGTAATTCCACTTGCTTAGAAAGAATGCCGGCGGAGCGATCTTTGCTGCCATCATTCACAAATACAACTTCATAGGTGATTTTGCGTTTAGCTGCTAGTGCATCTAAAGCGGGATAGAGGCGATCAAATAGAGCCTGGAGGCCATCTTCCTCGTTGTAAACGGGAATAACAATACTGAGTGTTGGGTTGGCAACTAAATTGGCAGTCATGCCGCAATTTTGCCTGATTCTCTGGGCTTAGCCCTAATAACACTAGTTTTTGCGGTATTTCAGCAAAATTCCTACCAAACCCCTGGCTATGCGGCCAATATCCTCATCTCCCATTGCAGGAAACAAGGGGAGGGTGAGGATGGATTTACCGATTCGTTCTGCAATCGGTGTGTCGGAGGTTTTATAGCCTTGGTTTTTATACAGCGTAAAGCCTGTAATAGCGGGGTAATGAACGCCAGTGCCAATACCCAAATCTTTTAACTCAGTCATGACTTGGGCGCGATCTGTATTTAACTGATCAAGCGGTAAAACCACTTGGAACATGTGCCAGTTACTTTCAGTAAAGTTTTCAACTGGAAGTTCTAACTTCAAATTCTCTAATGCAGCAGCTTTTAATTCAGCGCGAATGACATCAAAGTATTGGCGCGCTAAAGCAGCACGACGTGCTTGATATGAGGGAAGTTGCTTGAGTTGCTCAAGACCAATTGCCGCATTCACATCAGTCAAATTATCTTTGCCGCCCAATACATCGACATCCATACCGTCCATACCCTGGCGGGTTAATCCTTGTAGGCGAAATTTCTCAGCAAGCTTTGCCTCATCTACATTATTGAGAACAAGGCAACCACCTTCAACAGTGGTGAGATTCTTATTCGCCTGAAAGCTAAAGCTGACTAAGTCGCCAAAGCTACCAATCTTCTTGCCTTTCCACAGAGACCCAAAGGCTTGTGCGGCATCTTCGATCACGCGCAGATCATGTTGTTTGGCTAATGCGTAAAGTTGATCCATATCGACAGGCAGGCCGGCTAAATAGACTGGCATGATGGCGCGAGTCTTGGATGTAATTGCTGTCGATACTTTGCTGAGATCAATATTGCGTGTGACCGGATCAATATCTACAAACACCGGTTTAGCACCAACACTCAAAATGACGTTCGATGTTGCCACCCAAGAAATAGGCGTTGTAATGACCTCATCACCTTCACCAATGCCTGCGACTTGAAGTGCAATCTTCATAGTTGCTGTGCCGTTAGCAAAACAGCGTACAGGGCGACCGCCAAAGTAGGTGCTTAAGCTGGCTTCAAACTCAGCCAACTTAGGGCCTGAGGTCACCCAGCCAGAACGCAATACTTCTGAAACGGCATCAATGGTTTCTTGATTGAAGCTTGGGCGGGTGAAGGGGATGAATGGCTGGCGAGAGTCTGACATGATGACTTATATTACTTGAATGGCTTACTGCGAAGCTTCTGGATGTTTCACAATGACTCTACGAGAATCACGATCAACTTCTTGCATTGGAAAATTTTGTGCCTGAAGTGCATCAAACTGTTCTGGAACCATGATCGCGTAGGCCGTTTGGTCTTCTTTCCAGCGGGCGATAAATGCATCTAGAGTAGGCATCCAGAGATCTGGTTCTTGCTTAACGCCAAACTCGAGCTCATCTGGAGACTCCACCATGATCATAGTTCTACCTAAATAGAATGGCACGGTGTGATCCAAGAGTCGCACTGAATAGAAATTGACTTTCTCAGGAATGGAAGCCTTTACACGTTCAACTAAATCGATGCCGGAGACTGCGCGACCTAATGTTTCATGACCTGTGCCTGCGATGATGGCACAGAGAAAAAATCCGCAAGCAAAACTCACGATACTTTGAATGCCATTGCGCTTACTTTGCCAAGAGGCATAAATGCTAAAAATAACTAACGCTACCAATGCGGCAATTACCCAGTACGTATATTGCGCATAAGCCTCAATCTCATCAGGTCTAGCTTGCTTGCCAATGGCATCTAAAAAGAAAAAACCAATACAACCAAGAATTGCAAAGCCAAGCGTTTGTAATTTCCATGGCACTGCCATGGTATTAGTGTGACCGAGCAAGCGATCTAAACGGTTGCCAATAATGAGAGCAAGGGCTGGGAAAATGGGGATGATGTAGCCAGGTAATTTAGAACGTGAAACGCTAAAGAACGCAAAGATTACGACAAACCAGCAGACTAACAACCACCCGGCAGAAAATTCGCGGCGGCGTTCGCTCCAGGCTTGCGCAATGGCTCCGGGGATTTGAAGTACCCAAGGAAGCAACCCAATTAACAGTAGTGGTACAAAGTAATAAATAGGACCAGTTCTGCTGTGGGCATCTTGTGTGAAGCGTTGCAGATGCTCATGAATGAAGAAGAATTCTAAAAATTCAGGATTGCGCTGCGCTACCAAAACAAACCAAGGCGCGGTGATTGCTAAGAACAAAATAGTTCCGCTAATTAAGCGTAGTCGAGTCCAAATTTTCCAGTCCCAGGTACTAATGGAGTAAGCCATAAATACCATCGCAGGAATCGCTGCACCAATAACGCCTTTCGATAAAGTGGCGAGCGCCATAAATATCCAGCAAGCCCACATCCAATTTCGGCAGCTGTTTTTGTTGTGGGAGGTTTGGGAGAGTAATAAGCTACACAGAGCAGCCACCAAAAAAGCAGACAAGCCCATATCTAATGAATTGAAGTGGCCGCTGATGATCCACATTGGGCTTGAAGCTAATACCACTGCTGCTAACCATCCTGTTCTGGCGTTATAAATTCGGGCACCAGTAAATCCAACTAAGAGAATAGTCAGAAAGCCTGTTAATGCAGTCCACAATCTCGCTTGCCAATCACCAATACCGAATACTTGAAAAGCTGCTGCAGTTGCCCAAGCTTGTAGTGGTGGTTTTTCAAAATACTTATAGCCGTTGTAACGCGGTGTAATCCAATCGCCGGTAACCAGCATTTCTCGAGCAATTTCTGCATAGCGTCCCTCGTCTGATGGAATGAGGTGGCGGTAGTTGAGAGTGCCAAACCAGAGCAGGGCGTAAATGATGACCAAGAGCAAAATCTTGCCTGGATGGAGGGCTGATGACTGCCGAATTTGGCCAAATTGCATTAAAGAGGCTCCACAATCAGGGCCAGTAAGACTTGACGTCCTTCACCCACCAGAATGTTGTAAGTACGGCAGGCAGCTTGAGAATCCATGATTTCAAAGCCAATTTTGGCTGAAATCAGAGTTTTTAGGAGTTCTGGTTTGGGAAAGCGCTGGTGTTTTCCAGTCCCAATAAGAATTAATTCTGGTTTTAAATCAACGAGTTGCGAGAAGTGATAGGCTTCCAAGTTATCAAATGACTGGGCTGACCACTCTGAGATGGCACCATCCGAGCTCAGGACAACAGCATGGGCGTAAGGAGTCTTATTGATCTCTACGTAACCATCGCCGTAGCCAGTGATCGTATTCGCTCCGGAATGGGGGTCAGATTGAAGCTTCAAGTGGACTCTCTGTCATAATTATGTGGATTATAGCTAGCTGTTTTTTCTCATATTTCAAGAACTTACCCTTTAATTTATTGTGAAACCAATCCGAAAGTCCCAAAAGCTTGATAACGTCTGTTATGACATACGTGGGCCGGTGCTCGAGCTTGCTCAGCGCATGGAGGAAGAGGGTCACAAAATCATCAAATTAAACATCGGAAACGTAGGGGTTTTCGGTTTTGATCCTCCTGAAGAGATTCAGTTGGACATGATCCGCAATTTAAGTAATGCCTCAGCATATTCCGATTCCAAAGGAATCTTTTCTGCTCGTAAAGCAATCATGCAGTATTGCCAGGAAAAGGGTATCCAGGGTGTGACCTTGGATGACGTCTATACCGGCAATGGCGTTTCTGAGCTCATCGTGCTGTCGATGAATGCGCTATTAAATGATGGCGATGAAGTATTGGTCCCAACTCCAGACTATCCGTTATGGACAGCTGCAGTGAGTTTATCGAGTGGCACGCCTGTGCACTATCTTTGTGATGAATCCAAAGATTGGGCTCCAGACTTAAATGATCTGCGTAAAAAAATTACACCTCGCACCAAAGCAATTGTGGTGATTAATCCCAACAATCCTACTGGCGCAATTTATTCCAAAGAAGTTTTGCTTGAGCTGACGCAGATTGCCCGCGAACACGGTTTGATTTTGTTTGCTGATGAGATTTACGACAAGATGTTGTATGACGGTGAGAAGCATATTTCTCTTGCGTCTTTATCGACAGATGTAGTCACTATCACCTTTAACGGCCTATCCAAGAATTACCGTTCATGTGGATACCGCGCTGGCTGGATGATTGTTTCTGGAGATAAAGAAATGGTCCGTGATTACATTGAAGGTCTGAATATGCTGGCTTCGATGCGCTTGTGTGCAAACGTGCCAGGCCAATATGCAATTCAAACTGCACTAGGTGGTTATCAAAGTATTAATGACTTGGTGGGCGACGGTGGTCGTCTTGCAAAACAACGTGATCTCGCATGGAAATTGATTACTGATATTCCGGGTGTGACTTGCGTGAAGCCTAAATCAGCTTTGTATCTATTTCCAAGACTTGATCCTGAGGTATATCCAATAGAAGATGATCAGCAGTTTGTTGCCGATCTTTTGAAGGAAGAAAAAGTATTGTTAGTTCAGGGCTCTGGTTTTAACTGGGGCAAGCCTGACCACTTCCGTGTAGTGTTCTTGCCTCACGAAGATGTGCTCAAGGAGGCTATTGGCCGTCTCGCACGTTTTCTGGAGCGTTATCGTAATAAGCACAGCCGTAAGGCTTCCTCAACTGCAGCAAAGGCATCATGAAACCGATTCAAGTAGGTCTATTAGGTATTGGCACTGTTGGTGGTGGCGTATTCACCGTTCTCGAACGTAACCAGGATGAGATTACTCGTCGCGCTGGCCGTGGTATTCATATTAATACCGTTGCTGATCTCAATGTAGATCGTGCCAAAGAGTTGGTGAAGGATCGCGCACAAGTGGTGAGTGATGCCCGCGCAGTAATTAATAACCCAGAGATTGATATCGTTGTTGAATTGATTGGTGGTTATGGAATTGCTAAGGACTTAGTTCTAGAGGCGATTGCCGCTGGTAAGCACGTAGTGACAGCCAATAAGGCATTGATCGCGGTACACGGCAATGAGATTTTTAAAGCAGCACATGCCAAAGGTGTGATGGTGGCTTTTGAAGCTGCAGTTGCAGGCGGTATCCCCATTATTAAAGCTTTGCGCGAGGGCTTAACTGCCAACCGCATCGAATGGATTGCCGGCATCATTAATGGCACAACGAATTTCATCTTGTCTGAGATGCGAGACAAAGGTTTGGATTTCCAAACAGTTCTGAAAGAAGCGCAACGCTTAGGCTACGCGGAGGCAGATCCAACTTTTGATATTGAAGGCGTAGACGCAGCGCATAAAGCGACCATCATGAGTGCGATTGCATTTGGCATTCCAATGCAGTTTGAAAAAGCACACGTTGAAGGTATTACTAAGTTAGATGCGATTGATATTAAATACGCCGAGCAATTAGGCTATCGCATTAAGTTGCTAGGTATTGCTAAGAAAACACCAACCGGTGTTGAGTTGCGCGTACACCCAACACTCATTCCATCTAAGCGTTTGATTGCAAACGTTGAAGGCGCCATGAATGCCGTGCAAGTATTTGGTGATGCAGTTGGCACCACCTTGTATTACGGTAAAGGCGCGGGTTCTGAGCCAACTGCTTCTGCTGTAATCGCTGACTTGGTCGACATCACCCGCTTATTAAATGCCGATCCTGAGCATCGTGTTCCATATTTGGCCTTCCAGGCAAATGCTGTACAGGACACCCCTGTACTACCAATTGGCGAGATCACTACTAGTTATTACCTGCGCTTGCGCGTGGCCGATCAAGCCGGCGTCTTGGCTGACATCACCAAAATTTTGGCTTCACATGGTGTTTCAATCGATGCGCTCTTGCAAAAAGAAGCTGACGAAGGTGAGAGTCAGACGGATTTGGTAGCTTTGACTCACGAAACCAAAGAAAAGAACATGCTTGCTGCAATTAAAGAGATTCAAGCTCTGAAAACTGTTGCCGGTGAAGTGGTGAAGATCCGTTTAGAAAATCTGTCTTAAGTTAAATTTAGCAAACTACATGCGTTACCAATCTACTCGCGGCAATAGTCCGCAACAATCCTTCTTAGAAATTTTGTTAGGTGGATTGGCGCCTGATGGTGGCTTGTATTTACCGGTTCAATATCCAAAGGTCACTGCAGCACAGTTAGATTCTTGGCGTGGTTTGTCATATGCTGATTTGGCTTACGAAGTTTTAAGTCTGTATGCCGACGATATTCCTGAGGCAGACTTACGTGCACTCTTGCGTAAAACTTATACCGAGCAGGTTTATTGCAATGGACGTCCACAAGACAACGCCAAAGACATTACCCCAATACATTGGTTGGGCGAGGAAAAAGGTACACGTATTGGTTTATTGAGTCTCTCAAATGGACCAACATTAGCCTTTAAAGATATGGCCATGCAGTTGCTTGGCAATCTCTTTGAATACGCTCTTAAGAAAAAAGGTCAGCATCTCAATATTTTGGGTGCAACTTCTGGCGATACTGGCAGTGCTGCAGAATATGCAATGCGCGGTAAAGAGGGTGTAAAGGTGTTTATGCTTTCACCGCGCGGCAAGATGAGTGCATTCCAATCTGCACAAATGTATTCCTTGCAAGATCCGAATATTTTCAACTTAGCGGTAGCGGGCGTCTTTGATGATTGCCAGGATATCGTGAAGGCGGTCAGTAATGATCATGCTTTCAAAGCGAAGAACCAGATTGGTACCGTGAACTCCATTAACTGGGGTCGTGTAGTGGCTCAAGTGGTTTACTACTTCCAAGGTTATTTATTGGCTACCAAATCTAGTAATGAGAAGGTTTCATTTACTGTCCCATCAGGCAATTTCGGTAATGTTTGCGCTGGACACATTGCCCGCATGATGGGTTTGCCCATTGAACATTTAAATGTTGCTACCAACGAGAATGACGTTCTTGACGAGTTCTTCCGAACTGGCGTCTATCGCGCTCGCAAGTCAGCAGAAACGCTGCACACCTCCAGCCCATCTATGGATATCTCTAAAGCGAGCAACTTTGAACGCTTCGTATTTGATTTCATGGGTCAAGATGGCAAAGCAACTGCTGCTATGTTTAAGCAAGTGGATGTGGCTGGCGGCTTTGACATTTCCAAAGATACTGTTTTTAAAGAAATTGGTAAGTACGGCTTCCAATCAGGTCGCAGTACACATGAGAATCGCCTTGCAACTATTCGCGACATTGATCAGCGCTATGGCGTCATGATCGATACGCATACTGCTGATGGTGTGAAAGTTGCACGTGAGCACTTACAAGCGGGTATTCCAATGATCGTCCTGGAGACGGCATTACCCATTAAGTTTGAAGAGACGATTGAGCTTGCTCTAGGTCGTCCCGCCGAGTGCCCACCTGCTTTTAAAGATATTAAATTGAAGCCGCAGCGCGTAGAAAATATCGATGCCGATGT
This region includes:
- a CDS encoding Mth938-like domain-containing protein, encoding MKLQSDPHSGANTITGYGDGYVEINKTPYAHAVVLSSDGAISEWSAQSFDNLEAYHFSQLVDLKPELILIGTGKHQRFPKPELLKTLISAKIGFEIMDSQAACRTYNILVGEGRQVLLALIVEPL
- a CDS encoding DegT/DnrJ/EryC1/StrS aminotransferase family protein, producing MSDSRQPFIPFTRPSFNQETIDAVSEVLRSGWVTSGPKLAEFEASLSTYFGGRPVRCFANGTATMKIALQVAGIGEGDEVITTPISWVATSNVILSVGAKPVFVDIDPVTRNIDLSKVSTAITSKTRAIMPVYLAGLPVDMDQLYALAKQHDLRVIEDAAQAFGSLWKGKKIGSFGDLVSFSFQANKNLTTVEGGCLVLNNVDEAKLAEKFRLQGLTRQGMDGMDVDVLGGKDNLTDVNAAIGLEQLKQLPSYQARRAALARQYFDVIRAELKAAALENLKLELPVENFTESNWHMFQVVLPLDQLNTDRAQVMTELKDLGIGTGVHYPAITGFTLYKNQGYKTSDTPIAERIGKSILTLPLFPAMGDEDIGRIARGLVGILLKYRKN
- the thrC gene encoding threonine synthase, whose product is MRYQSTRGNSPQQSFLEILLGGLAPDGGLYLPVQYPKVTAAQLDSWRGLSYADLAYEVLSLYADDIPEADLRALLRKTYTEQVYCNGRPQDNAKDITPIHWLGEEKGTRIGLLSLSNGPTLAFKDMAMQLLGNLFEYALKKKGQHLNILGATSGDTGSAAEYAMRGKEGVKVFMLSPRGKMSAFQSAQMYSLQDPNIFNLAVAGVFDDCQDIVKAVSNDHAFKAKNQIGTVNSINWGRVVAQVVYYFQGYLLATKSSNEKVSFTVPSGNFGNVCAGHIARMMGLPIEHLNVATNENDVLDEFFRTGVYRARKSAETLHTSSPSMDISKASNFERFVFDFMGQDGKATAAMFKQVDVAGGFDISKDTVFKEIGKYGFQSGRSTHENRLATIRDIDQRYGVMIDTHTADGVKVAREHLQAGIPMIVLETALPIKFEETIELALGRPAECPPAFKDIKLKPQRVENIDADVNQVKAFITTHLG
- a CDS encoding pyridoxal phosphate-dependent aminotransferase is translated as MKPIRKSQKLDNVCYDIRGPVLELAQRMEEEGHKIIKLNIGNVGVFGFDPPEEIQLDMIRNLSNASAYSDSKGIFSARKAIMQYCQEKGIQGVTLDDVYTGNGVSELIVLSMNALLNDGDEVLVPTPDYPLWTAAVSLSSGTPVHYLCDESKDWAPDLNDLRKKITPRTKAIVVINPNNPTGAIYSKEVLLELTQIAREHGLILFADEIYDKMLYDGEKHISLASLSTDVVTITFNGLSKNYRSCGYRAGWMIVSGDKEMVRDYIEGLNMLASMRLCANVPGQYAIQTALGGYQSINDLVGDGGRLAKQRDLAWKLITDIPGVTCVKPKSALYLFPRLDPEVYPIEDDQQFVADLLKEEKVLLVQGSGFNWGKPDHFRVVFLPHEDVLKEAIGRLARFLERYRNKHSRKASSTAAKAS
- a CDS encoding bifunctional UDP-4-keto-pentose/UDP-xylose synthase, with the translated sequence MKKVLILGVNGFIGHHLSKRILETTDWDVYGMDMQNDRLGDLINHPRMHFFEGDITINKEWVEYHIRKCDVILPLVAIATPATYVQQPLKVFELDFEANLPIVRSAVKYKKHLVFPSTSEVYGMCEDSEFDPAKSNMVYGPINKPRWIYACSKQLMDRVIWGYGMEGLRFTLFRPFNWIGPGLDSIYTPKEGSSRVVTQFLGHIVRGESINVVDGGAQKRAFTYVDDGIDALMRIIDNKDGVANGKIYNIGNPKNNHSIRELANQMLEIARSIPEYAKTANEVKIVETTSGAYYGEGYQDVQNRVPAIDNTMNELGWKPTTTMSDALKNIFEAYREDVEKARTLVDKE
- a CDS encoding glycosyltransferase family 39 protein, whose amino-acid sequence is MQFGQIRQSSALHPGKILLLVIIYALLWFGTLNYRHLIPSDEGRYAEIAREMLVTGDWITPRYNGYKYFEKPPLQAWATAAAFQVFGIGDWQARLWTALTGFLTILLVGFTGARIYNARTGWLAAVVLASSPMWIISGHFNSLDMGLSAFLVAALCSLLLSQTSHNKNSCRNWMWACWIFMALATLSKGVIGAAIPAMVFMAYSISTWDWKIWTRLRLISGTILFLAITAPWFVLVAQRNPEFLEFFFIHEHLQRFTQDAHSRTGPIYYFVPLLLIGLLPWVLQIPGAIAQAWSERRREFSAGWLLVCWFVVIFAFFSVSRSKLPGYIIPIFPALALIIGNRLDRLLGHTNTMAVPWKLQTLGFAILGCIGFFFLDAIGKQARPDEIEAYAQYTYWVIAALVALVIFSIYASWQSKRNGIQSIVSFACGFFLCAIIAGTGHETLGRAVSGIDLVERVKASIPEKVNFYSVRLLDHTVPFYLGRTMIMVESPDELEFGVKQEPDLWMPTLDAFIARWKEDQTAYAIMVPEQFDALQAQNFPMQEVDRDSRRVIVKHPEASQ
- a CDS encoding glycosyltransferase, whose product is MTANLVANPTLSIVIPVYNEEDGLQALFDRLYPALDALAAKRKITYEVVFVNDGSKDRSAGILSKQVELRPDVTRAVLFHSNFGQHMAIMAGFEYAQGEYIITLDADLQNPPEEIDALTEQLLKGHDYVGTIRADRQDSFFRKFASRAMNRLRENITRITMTDQGCMLRGYSRRIVDLVRQCDESNTFIPALAYTFSANPVEISVKHEERFAGESKYTLYQLIRLNFDLVTGFSIMPLQIFSILGMLLSLAAGSLFAYLLVRRFVLGAEVEGVFTLFALTFFLIGVMLFGLGLLGEYIGRIYQQIRKRPRYVVQTVLEKK
- a CDS encoding formyltransferase; this encodes MHAVVFAYHDVGVNCLKALLGAGIQVDLVVTHQDDPNENVWFGSVAKLCAEKNIPYITPNANELVDLIPKFQALAPDYIFSFYYRFMIPEQILKCAKIAALNMHGSLLPKYRGRAPINWAILHGEAETGATLHVMEAKPDAGDIVGQAAVGIDPDETATDVFGKVSQAAVTVIEQALPSLLEGKVPRKPNELQKGSYFGGRKPADGQIHWNQTAKQVHDLVRAVAPPYPGAFTDHDNKTMIVARTSLHGAFPANLDLGVCGIQVVDNRVFGICGDHQAVEILEWFPVSK
- a CDS encoding homoserine dehydrogenase, with the translated sequence MKPIQVGLLGIGTVGGGVFTVLERNQDEITRRAGRGIHINTVADLNVDRAKELVKDRAQVVSDARAVINNPEIDIVVELIGGYGIAKDLVLEAIAAGKHVVTANKALIAVHGNEIFKAAHAKGVMVAFEAAVAGGIPIIKALREGLTANRIEWIAGIINGTTNFILSEMRDKGLDFQTVLKEAQRLGYAEADPTFDIEGVDAAHKATIMSAIAFGIPMQFEKAHVEGITKLDAIDIKYAEQLGYRIKLLGIAKKTPTGVELRVHPTLIPSKRLIANVEGAMNAVQVFGDAVGTTLYYGKGAGSEPTASAVIADLVDITRLLNADPEHRVPYLAFQANAVQDTPVLPIGEITTSYYLRLRVADQAGVLADITKILASHGVSIDALLQKEADEGESQTDLVALTHETKEKNMLAAIKEIQALKTVAGEVVKIRLENLS